A genomic window from Cardiocondyla obscurior isolate alpha-2009 linkage group LG02, Cobs3.1, whole genome shotgun sequence includes:
- the LOC139112583 gene encoding uncharacterized protein isoform X1 — translation MIRGQKGVECFLWDIPTDRGGNMKTWIVAFLCVIAAIIAVHAKPTIYKRNEDNVYEPVMVPVSSTVIPLPVYKVGYGLGFVSKDKKIQSSFKPEGGIKLITINKVQEKKI, via the exons ATGATAAGAGGACAAAAG ggggtGGAGTGTTTTCTTTGGGACATCCCGACTGACCGCGGAGGAAACATGAAGACCTGGATTGTTGCTTTCCTTTGCGTCATCGCTGCGATTATCGCGGTGCACGCCAAGCCCACGATTTACAAGAGAAACGAGGACAATGTGTATGAGCCAG TAATGGTCCCCGTTTCATCTACAGTAATTCCGCTGCCTGTGTACAAAGTCGGTTACGGCCTGGGCTTCGTATCGAAAGATAAGAAAATCCAGTCGTCATTTAAACCGGAAGGtggtataaaattaattacaa tCAACAAGGTTCAAGAAAAGAAGATCTGA
- the Sff gene encoding serine/threonine-protein kinase BRSK2 isoform X1 produces the protein MQGKESPVGSNTQETHQYVGPYRLEKTLGKGQTGLVKLGVHCVLGKKVAIKIINREKLSESVLMKVEREIAIMKLIDHPHVLGLSDVYENKKYLYLVLEHVSGGELFDYLVKKSRLTPKEARRFFRQIISALDFCHSHSICHRDLKPENLLLDEKNNIKIADFGMASLQPAGSMLETSCGSPHYACPEVIRGEKYDGRKADVWSCGVILYALLVGALPFDDDNLRKLLEKVKRGLFYIPHFVPPECQNLLRGMIEVDPEKRLTLAEINRHIWVTAAGKGELELELSMMDVVQTHVIPSVEAIDPDVLQAIASLGCFKERDKLIQELLSPNHNTEKVIYFLLLERKRRRPACEDELEVTRCGMRGSAGQLEADPPRKRVDTCRVNGSTALNLGQISHGSPLTPRRQSSTRHHARRSPSTGGCHTTHTSHSHTSTPGSSPLHAPAGLLSPHRAVPTSHVGQTIACGTHRLSISGNTTNTVAGNGGSPTSQSVPAPTPALTNVGIELNEVQPVIAVGVTPPGSPHTGAGSGAHHWRSRLTTIKNSFLGSPRFHRRKLLTSTEEVHLTPDSSPELTKKSWFGSLMTTEKDETFTVLVKGKPLASVKADLIHAFLSIAELSHSVSSPMSFRVEYKRGSTAPAMFQRQVRFQVDISAISKQPNEPLFAITFTLLSGNIRRFRRVCEHIQSQVCSRNVGMNLGGQSRAAPPSPRASRKFATEMSESSSCGSDTSERLFLSNPHPTTRQVVCFNKIDSDIESDTSVFDVKSPTRENGRRSSTSTNNNNALSGDTTPTPGSPPKAVRSNSESQNTPEKKCVTTMSGNNIA, from the exons ATGCAGGGCAAGGAGAGCCCCGTTGGGTCCAACACCCAGGAGACCCATCAGTACGTCGGCCCGTATCGCTTGGAAAAGACCTTGGGAAAAGGGCAAACCG gttTAGTTAAACTCGGGGTGCATTGTGTGCTGGGCAAGAAGGTGGCGATCAAGATTATCAATCGCGAAAAGCTTTCGGAGTCTGTGTTGATGAAAGTGGAGCGTGAGATTGCCATTATGAAACTGATCGACCATCCGCACGTGCTCGGCCTCTCGGAtgtatatgaaaataaaaaatatct ATATCTCGTTTTGGAGCACGTCTCGGGCGGGGAGTTGTTCGATTATTTGGTTAAAAAGAGCAGACTGACCCCGAAAGAGGCGAGGAGATTTTTTCGACAAATAATTTCCGCGTTAGATTTTTGCCACAGCCATAGCATATG CCATAGAGATTTGAAGCCTGAAAACTTGTTGCTGGATgagaaaaataacattaaGATAGCGGATTTCGGTATGGCATCCCTACAACCTGCGGGCTCCATGCTGGAGACCAGCTGTGGATCGCCTCATTACGCTTGCCCCGAAGTCATTAGA GGTGAGAAGTACGACGGCAGAAAGGCGGACGTATGGTCTTGCGGGGTGATACTTTACGCGCTTCTAGTGGGAGCTTTACCTTTCGACGACGACAATCTGAGGAAATTGTTGGAGAAAGTTAAGCGCGGATTGTTTTACATACCGCATTTCGTGCCGCCCGAGTGTCAAAATTTGCTCAGAGGCATGATAGAGGTCGATCCCGAGAAAAGATTGACG TTAGCAGAAATTAATAGGCATATTTGGGTAACGGCAGCGGGAAAAGGCGAGCTAGAACTAGAACTCTCGATGATGGACGTCGTGCAAACGCACGTTATTCCGTCCGTAGAAGCGATCGATCCCGACGTACTACAGGCGATCGCGAGTCTCGGTTGCTTCAAGGAGCGAGATAAACTTATTCAAGAGCTACTCAGTCCGAA CCACAACACGGAGAAGGTGATATACTTTCTACTGTTAGAGAGAAAGCGAAGAAGACCGGCGTGCGAGGACGAGCTTGAGGTAACGAGGTGCGGAATGAGAGGATCCGCAGGACAATTGGAGGCCGATCCGCCAAGGAAACGAGTGGATACGTGTAGAGTGAACGGAAGTACCGCGCTCAATCTCGGGCAAATCAGTCACGGTTCGCCTTTGACGCCCAGAAGACAATCCAG CACGAGACACCACGCGCGTCGGTCACCGAGTACAGGTGGATGCCACACCACTCATACGTCTCATTCGCACACGTCGACGCCGGGCAGCTCGCCACTGCACGCACCTGCGGGTCTGCTAAGTCCTCATCGAGCGGTGCCGACGTCGCACGTGGGCCAGACGATTGCTTGCGGTACTCATAGATTATCCATTAGCGGCAATACCACTAATACCGTTGCCGGAAACGGTGGCAGTCCGACGAGTCAGAGCGTCCCAGCGCCAACGCCAGCGCTCACAAACGTCGGTATTGAGCTCAATGAGGTGCAGCCTG TGATTGCAGTCGGCGTTACGCCACCGGGATCGCCTCACACGGGTGCGGGATCCGGAGCTCACCACTGGAGATCGCGATTAACCACGATCAAAAATTCTTTCCTAGGTAGCCCTCGATTTCACCGCCGTAAATTGCTCACTAGTACTGAAGAG GTACACCTCACCCCCGATTCTTCGCCGGAGCTTACGAAAAAGTCCTGGTTCGGTAGTCTGATGACCACGGAGAAAGACGAAACCTTCACCGTTCTGGTCAAGGGAAAGCCACTGGCCAGTGTAAAAGCCGATCTGATTCACGCTTTTTTATCG ATAGCAGAATTGTCTCACAGCGTGAGCTCGCCGATGTCGTTCAGAGTGGAATACAAAAGAGGTAGTACCGCGCCAGCTATGTTCCAGAGACAAGTGCGATTTCAAGTTGACATTAGCGCAATTTCGAAGCAACCGAATGAGCCTCTCTTCGCTATTACATTTACTTTACTGAGTG GAAACATCCGAAGATTTAGGCGAGTATGCGAGCACATTCAATCTCAAGTGTGTTCAAGAAATGTGGGTATGAACTTGGGGGGACAAAGCAGAGCAGCGCCTCCCAGTCCAAGGGCCTCCAGGAAGTTCGCCACCGAGATGAGTGAGAGTTCCAGCTGTGGCAGTGACACGAGTGAACGGCTCTTTCTTTCAAATCCTCATCCAACTACCAGACAGGTAGTCTGTTTTAACAAG ATCGATTCGGACATCGAGTCGGATACGTCTGTGTTCGACGTAAAGTCGCCAACCCGCGAGAACGGTAGGAGAAGCTCGACAtcgacaaataataataatgcccTTTCGGGTGATACTACACCAACTCCAGGCAGCCCGCCAAAAGCGGTGCGAAGCAATTCAGAGAGCCAGAACACGCCCGAGAAGAAATGCGTGACGACAATGAGCGGCAACAACATAGCGTGA
- the Sff gene encoding serine/threonine-protein kinase BRSK2 isoform X2: MQGKESPVGSNTQETHQYVGPYRLEKTLGKGQTGLVKLGVHCVLGKKVAIKIINREKLSESVLMKVEREIAIMKLIDHPHVLGLSDVYENKKYLYLVLEHVSGGELFDYLVKKSRLTPKEARRFFRQIISALDFCHSHSICHRDLKPENLLLDEKNNIKIADFGMASLQPAGSMLETSCGSPHYACPEVIRGEKYDGRKADVWSCGVILYALLVGALPFDDDNLRKLLEKVKRGLFYIPHFVPPECQNLLRGMIEVDPEKRLTLAEINRHIWVTAAGKGELELELSMMDVVQTHVIPSVEAIDPDVLQAIASLGCFKERDKLIQELLSPNHNTEKVIYFLLLERKRRRPACEDELEVTRCGMRGSAGQLEADPPRKRVDTCRVNGSTALNLGQISHGSPLTPRRQSSTRHHARRSPSTGGCHTTHTSHSHTSTPGSSPLHAPAGLLSPHRAVPTSHVGQTIACGTHRLSISGNTTNTVAGNGGSPTSQSVPAPTPALTNVGIELNEVQPVIAVGVTPPGSPHTGAGSGAHHWRSRLTTIKNSFLGSPRFHRRKLLTSTEEVHLTPDSSPELTKKSWFGSLMTTEKDETFTVLVKGKPLASVKADLIHAFLSIAELSHSVSSPMSFRVEYKRGSTAPAMFQRQVRFQVDISAISKQPNEPLFAITFTLLSGNIRRFRRVCEHIQSQVCSRNVGMNLGGQSRAAPPSPRASRKFATEMSESSSCGSDTSERLFLSNPHPTTRQIDSDIESDTSVFDVKSPTRENGRRSSTSTNNNNALSGDTTPTPGSPPKAVRSNSESQNTPEKKCVTTMSGNNIA; the protein is encoded by the exons ATGCAGGGCAAGGAGAGCCCCGTTGGGTCCAACACCCAGGAGACCCATCAGTACGTCGGCCCGTATCGCTTGGAAAAGACCTTGGGAAAAGGGCAAACCG gttTAGTTAAACTCGGGGTGCATTGTGTGCTGGGCAAGAAGGTGGCGATCAAGATTATCAATCGCGAAAAGCTTTCGGAGTCTGTGTTGATGAAAGTGGAGCGTGAGATTGCCATTATGAAACTGATCGACCATCCGCACGTGCTCGGCCTCTCGGAtgtatatgaaaataaaaaatatct ATATCTCGTTTTGGAGCACGTCTCGGGCGGGGAGTTGTTCGATTATTTGGTTAAAAAGAGCAGACTGACCCCGAAAGAGGCGAGGAGATTTTTTCGACAAATAATTTCCGCGTTAGATTTTTGCCACAGCCATAGCATATG CCATAGAGATTTGAAGCCTGAAAACTTGTTGCTGGATgagaaaaataacattaaGATAGCGGATTTCGGTATGGCATCCCTACAACCTGCGGGCTCCATGCTGGAGACCAGCTGTGGATCGCCTCATTACGCTTGCCCCGAAGTCATTAGA GGTGAGAAGTACGACGGCAGAAAGGCGGACGTATGGTCTTGCGGGGTGATACTTTACGCGCTTCTAGTGGGAGCTTTACCTTTCGACGACGACAATCTGAGGAAATTGTTGGAGAAAGTTAAGCGCGGATTGTTTTACATACCGCATTTCGTGCCGCCCGAGTGTCAAAATTTGCTCAGAGGCATGATAGAGGTCGATCCCGAGAAAAGATTGACG TTAGCAGAAATTAATAGGCATATTTGGGTAACGGCAGCGGGAAAAGGCGAGCTAGAACTAGAACTCTCGATGATGGACGTCGTGCAAACGCACGTTATTCCGTCCGTAGAAGCGATCGATCCCGACGTACTACAGGCGATCGCGAGTCTCGGTTGCTTCAAGGAGCGAGATAAACTTATTCAAGAGCTACTCAGTCCGAA CCACAACACGGAGAAGGTGATATACTTTCTACTGTTAGAGAGAAAGCGAAGAAGACCGGCGTGCGAGGACGAGCTTGAGGTAACGAGGTGCGGAATGAGAGGATCCGCAGGACAATTGGAGGCCGATCCGCCAAGGAAACGAGTGGATACGTGTAGAGTGAACGGAAGTACCGCGCTCAATCTCGGGCAAATCAGTCACGGTTCGCCTTTGACGCCCAGAAGACAATCCAG CACGAGACACCACGCGCGTCGGTCACCGAGTACAGGTGGATGCCACACCACTCATACGTCTCATTCGCACACGTCGACGCCGGGCAGCTCGCCACTGCACGCACCTGCGGGTCTGCTAAGTCCTCATCGAGCGGTGCCGACGTCGCACGTGGGCCAGACGATTGCTTGCGGTACTCATAGATTATCCATTAGCGGCAATACCACTAATACCGTTGCCGGAAACGGTGGCAGTCCGACGAGTCAGAGCGTCCCAGCGCCAACGCCAGCGCTCACAAACGTCGGTATTGAGCTCAATGAGGTGCAGCCTG TGATTGCAGTCGGCGTTACGCCACCGGGATCGCCTCACACGGGTGCGGGATCCGGAGCTCACCACTGGAGATCGCGATTAACCACGATCAAAAATTCTTTCCTAGGTAGCCCTCGATTTCACCGCCGTAAATTGCTCACTAGTACTGAAGAG GTACACCTCACCCCCGATTCTTCGCCGGAGCTTACGAAAAAGTCCTGGTTCGGTAGTCTGATGACCACGGAGAAAGACGAAACCTTCACCGTTCTGGTCAAGGGAAAGCCACTGGCCAGTGTAAAAGCCGATCTGATTCACGCTTTTTTATCG ATAGCAGAATTGTCTCACAGCGTGAGCTCGCCGATGTCGTTCAGAGTGGAATACAAAAGAGGTAGTACCGCGCCAGCTATGTTCCAGAGACAAGTGCGATTTCAAGTTGACATTAGCGCAATTTCGAAGCAACCGAATGAGCCTCTCTTCGCTATTACATTTACTTTACTGAGTG GAAACATCCGAAGATTTAGGCGAGTATGCGAGCACATTCAATCTCAAGTGTGTTCAAGAAATGTGGGTATGAACTTGGGGGGACAAAGCAGAGCAGCGCCTCCCAGTCCAAGGGCCTCCAGGAAGTTCGCCACCGAGATGAGTGAGAGTTCCAGCTGTGGCAGTGACACGAGTGAACGGCTCTTTCTTTCAAATCCTCATCCAACTACCAGACAG ATCGATTCGGACATCGAGTCGGATACGTCTGTGTTCGACGTAAAGTCGCCAACCCGCGAGAACGGTAGGAGAAGCTCGACAtcgacaaataataataatgcccTTTCGGGTGATACTACACCAACTCCAGGCAGCCCGCCAAAAGCGGTGCGAAGCAATTCAGAGAGCCAGAACACGCCCGAGAAGAAATGCGTGACGACAATGAGCGGCAACAACATAGCGTGA
- the LOC139112583 gene encoding uncharacterized protein isoform X2 has product MKTWIVAFLCVIAAIIAVHAKPTIYKRNEDNVYEPVMVPVSSTVIPLPVYKVGYGLGFVSKDKKIQSSFKPEGGIKLITINKVQEKKI; this is encoded by the exons ATGAAGACCTGGATTGTTGCTTTCCTTTGCGTCATCGCTGCGATTATCGCGGTGCACGCCAAGCCCACGATTTACAAGAGAAACGAGGACAATGTGTATGAGCCAG TAATGGTCCCCGTTTCATCTACAGTAATTCCGCTGCCTGTGTACAAAGTCGGTTACGGCCTGGGCTTCGTATCGAAAGATAAGAAAATCCAGTCGTCATTTAAACCGGAAGGtggtataaaattaattacaa tCAACAAGGTTCAAGAAAAGAAGATCTGA
- the Rept gene encoding ruvB-like 2 has product MSIVTNVQEVREITKIERIGAHSHIRGLGLNDSLEPRNVSQGMVGQLMARRAAGIILEMIKESKIAGRAILLAGQPGTGKTAIAMGMAQALGTDTPFTSMAGSEIYSLEMSKTEALTQAIRKSIGVRIKEETEIIEGEVVEIQVDRPATGVGVKVGKLTLKTTEMETIYDLGNKMIDCLMKEKVQAGDVITIDKATGKINRLGRSFTRARDYDATGAQTRFVQCPEGELQKRKEVVHTVTLHEVDVINSRTHGFLALFSGDTGEIKSEVRDQINAKVAEWREEGKAEIVPGVLFIDEVHMLDIECFSFLNRALENEMAPVVIMATNRGITRIRGTNYKSPHGIPIDLLDRMIIVPTSPYQEKELKEILKIRCEEEDCEMADDALTVLTRIALETSLRYAIQLITTASLVSRRRKTTEVSIDDVKRVYSLFLDENRSTQFLKEYQDDFMFNEIPVSAEAGMDVSA; this is encoded by the exons ATGTCG atcGTCACTAATGTACAAGAAGTCCGTGAGATCACCAAGATCGAGCGCATCGGAGCTCATTCTCATATCAGAGGTTTGGGATTGAACGACAGTCTAGAACCTCGCAAT GTTTCCCAGGGTATGGTCGGCCAGCTTATGGCACGCCGCGCTGCTGGCATTATCTTGGAAATGATTAAGGAAAGTAAAATAGCAGGCCGCGCGATTTTATTAGCTGGACAACCTGGTACAGGAAAAACTGCTATTGCTATGGGAATGGCGCAAGCTTTGGGCACTGATACACCTTTTACATCAATGGCTGGTTCTGAAATTTACTCTTTAGAGATGAGTAAGACAGAAGCATTAACTCAAGCTATTAGAAAGTCCATTGGAGTCAGAATAAAAGAGGAGACAGAAATTATAGAGGGTGAAGTAGTGGAAATTCAAGTTGACAGACCAGCAACAGGAGTTGGAGTAAAAGTTGGCAAATTAACATTGAAAACCACTGAGATGGAAACCATTTACGATTTAGGAAATAAGATGATTGACTGcctaatgaaagaaaaa gtaCAAGCTGGCGATGTCATCACGATTGATAAAGCCACGGGAAAGATCAACAGACTTGGTCGATCTTTCACCAGGGCTCGGGATTACGATGCGACTGGTGCGCAAACGCGTTTTGTGCAATGTCCCGAAGGCGAATTACAGAAGCGCAAAGAAGTTGTACATACCGTGACGTTGCACGAAGTTGACGTGATAAATAGCAGAACGCACGGCTTTTTAGCATTATTCTCTGGAGATACTGGAGAAATTAAATCGGAAGTGCGAGatcaaataaatgcaaaaGTCGCAGAATGGCGCGAAGAAGGCAAGGCAGAAATAGTTCCTGGCGTGCTCTTTATCGATGAAGTACATATGTTGGATATCGAATGTTTCTCATTTTTAAACCGGGCATTGGAGAATGAAATGGCTCCAGTTGTAATAATGGCTACAAACAGAG gTATCACAAGAATAAGGGGGACAAATTACAAGAGTCCTCATGGTATTCCGATTGATTTGTTAGATCGTATGATTATTGTTCCAACGAGCCCGTACCAGGAAAAGGAATTGAAGGAAATTCTGAAAATAAGATGCGAAGAAGAAGACTGCGAAATGGCGGATGATGCTTTGACCGTATTAACAAGAATTGCTTTAGAAACATCATTGAGATATGCGATACAATTAATTACGACAGCTTCTCTTGTTAGCCGTCGAAGAAAAACCACAGAa GTCAGCATTGACGATGTGAAGCGtgtttattctttatttcttgATGAAAATAGATCTACACAGTTTCTCAAAGAATATCAGGATGATTTTATGTTCAACGAAATAC cTGTTTCAGCGGAGGCCGGCATGGATGTTTCTgcttaa